From a region of the Cherax quadricarinatus isolate ZL_2023a chromosome 77, ASM3850222v1, whole genome shotgun sequence genome:
- the LOC128701988 gene encoding uncharacterized protein isoform X2 yields the protein MLMLLVFIMMALHPASSQNYESRFNALTSLPRQSPFSQAFPRPLIFPARRLTTPTQLPNNLHDHHIQQDVQFQLSSAQQPATINRPIQIAHQQVQPQHEFPRFPIQDSTQQAQSSRAAPQFQIRQNVLQNSVKFITPQTVMNRQLLIPHRPNQHFQPVLQNIPLQSQPIARLHDCGHAGTLVDASRRGHAYHFSWCRNQDTFTWEQANSYCQRLGNGFLPVSLEDADEDSFISNIIVRHPVPWIWTSGNKLGSSSWQWYPGRPLVYNNWSFTGGLGRPQPDNREGNEDCLGVLKNTYNDGIAWHDITCYHKKPVICETSIQI from the exons ATGCTGATGCTACTAGTCTTCATCATGATGGCCCTACATCCAGCCTCCAGCCAAAACTACGAGTCGCGATTCAACGCTCTTACTTCTCTTCCTCGGCAATCTCCATTCTCTCAAGCCTTCCCCAGACCTTTAATTTTCCCAGCTCGCCGGCTCACTACTCCCACCCAACTACCTAACAATCTTCACGACCACCACATTCAACAAGATGTCCAATTCCAGTTGTCCTCGGCTCAGCAGCCCGCCACTATCAATCGACCTATCCAGATTGCCCATCAACAGGTTCAACCACAGCACGAATTTCCTCGGTTCCCTATTCAAGATTCAACCCAACAGGCCCAGAGTTCTCGGGCTGCCCCTCAGTTCCAGATTCGACAAAATGTATTGCAAAATTCTGTAAAATTTATTACTCCGCAAACTGTAATGAATCGGCAGCTCCTTATTCCACATCGACCAAACCAACATTTTCAACCAGTTCTTCAGAACATACCATTGCAGAGTCAGCCAATCGCACGACTCCATGATTGCGGTCATGCTGGTACATTA GTGGATGCTTCTAGAAGAGGTCATGCTTACCACTTTTCCTGGTGCAGGAACCAGGATACATTTACTTGGGAACAGGCTAATTCCTACTGCCAAAGACTGGGTAATGGCTTCCTACCCGTTAGTCTAGAAGACGCCGACGAGGACTCTTTCATAAGCAACATAATTGTCAGAC ATCCAGTACCATGGATCTGGACTAGTGGAAACAAACTAGGGTCTTCCTCCTGGCAGTGGTACCCTGGACGTCCTCTAGTCTACAACAACTGGTCTTTCACTGGCGG GCTTGGCCGACCACAGCCAGATAACCGCGAGGGTAATGAAGACTGCCTTGGTGTGTTGAAAAATACTTACAATGATGGAATCGCATGGCACGACATCACTTGCTACCATAAGAAACCAGTTATCTGCGAAACTagcattcaaatttaa
- the LOC128701988 gene encoding uncharacterized protein isoform X1, producing the protein MGCLRVIFREKVPSGRPMMLMLLVFIMMALHPASSQNYESRFNALTSLPRQSPFSQAFPRPLIFPARRLTTPTQLPNNLHDHHIQQDVQFQLSSAQQPATINRPIQIAHQQVQPQHEFPRFPIQDSTQQAQSSRAAPQFQIRQNVLQNSVKFITPQTVMNRQLLIPHRPNQHFQPVLQNIPLQSQPIARLHDCGHAGTLVDASRRGHAYHFSWCRNQDTFTWEQANSYCQRLGNGFLPVSLEDADEDSFISNIIVRHPVPWIWTSGNKLGSSSWQWYPGRPLVYNNWSFTGGLGRPQPDNREGNEDCLGVLKNTYNDGIAWHDITCYHKKPVICETSIQI; encoded by the exons GATGCTGATGCTACTAGTCTTCATCATGATGGCCCTACATCCAGCCTCCAGCCAAAACTACGAGTCGCGATTCAACGCTCTTACTTCTCTTCCTCGGCAATCTCCATTCTCTCAAGCCTTCCCCAGACCTTTAATTTTCCCAGCTCGCCGGCTCACTACTCCCACCCAACTACCTAACAATCTTCACGACCACCACATTCAACAAGATGTCCAATTCCAGTTGTCCTCGGCTCAGCAGCCCGCCACTATCAATCGACCTATCCAGATTGCCCATCAACAGGTTCAACCACAGCACGAATTTCCTCGGTTCCCTATTCAAGATTCAACCCAACAGGCCCAGAGTTCTCGGGCTGCCCCTCAGTTCCAGATTCGACAAAATGTATTGCAAAATTCTGTAAAATTTATTACTCCGCAAACTGTAATGAATCGGCAGCTCCTTATTCCACATCGACCAAACCAACATTTTCAACCAGTTCTTCAGAACATACCATTGCAGAGTCAGCCAATCGCACGACTCCATGATTGCGGTCATGCTGGTACATTA GTGGATGCTTCTAGAAGAGGTCATGCTTACCACTTTTCCTGGTGCAGGAACCAGGATACATTTACTTGGGAACAGGCTAATTCCTACTGCCAAAGACTGGGTAATGGCTTCCTACCCGTTAGTCTAGAAGACGCCGACGAGGACTCTTTCATAAGCAACATAATTGTCAGAC ATCCAGTACCATGGATCTGGACTAGTGGAAACAAACTAGGGTCTTCCTCCTGGCAGTGGTACCCTGGACGTCCTCTAGTCTACAACAACTGGTCTTTCACTGGCGG GCTTGGCCGACCACAGCCAGATAACCGCGAGGGTAATGAAGACTGCCTTGGTGTGTTGAAAAATACTTACAATGATGGAATCGCATGGCACGACATCACTTGCTACCATAAGAAACCAGTTATCTGCGAAACTagcattcaaatttaa